The window taatttttaattatgtctaatttttattatagttttatttatacttttattGTCTGCATATACATTTGATTCTTACTCATTTGCGTATTTTTTCCGgtattgttaaaatgctcttgTGTGCCACAAAGCTTTTTAGACGAGTCCatacatgcattttttttaacgctTATCCCTTCTTTTTAGGGAAAATTGTAATGACGTCATTGACAAAGCATGTGGACATAGCACAGtgattctccccccccccccaggaagaagaaaatattttgccgCGCCCCCCCACTCACCACCGTGACTATACCGtggcacacatacatatatatacttatatatatacacatacgtatatatacttatatatacgtatgtgtcaaacatacatatatatatatatatatatatatatatatatatatatatatatacatacatatatatatatatatatatatatacatacatatatatatatatatatatatatatatacacacacatatatatatacacatatatatatatatatatatatacatacatatatatatatatatatatatacacacacatatatatatacacatatatatatatatatatatacacatatatatatatatacacacatatatatatatatatatatatatatatatatatatatatacatatatacacatatatatatatatacacatatatgtatgtgtgggggaaaaaaatcacaagactatttcatctctacaggcctgtttcatgaggggggtaccctcaatcgtatatatacacatatatatatatatatatatatacacacatatatatatacatacacatatatatacatacacatatatatacatacacatatatatatatatatatatacacatatatatatacatacacatatatatacatacacatatacatatatatacacatatatatatacatacacatatatatacatacacatatacatatatatatacacatatatatacatacacatatatatatacatacacatatacatatacacatatatatatatgcatatatatacatacatatatatatacatacacatatacatatatatacacatatatatatacatatgtatacatatacatatatatatacatatacataatgtatatatacataatgtatatatatgtatatatatatatatatatatttatatatatatttattaagttaaatttaaagtaccaatgattgtcacacacacactcggtgtggtgaaatttgtcctctgcatttgacccatccccttgttcaccccctgggaggtgaggggagcagtgggcagcagcggtgccgcgcccgagaataatttttggagatctaacccccatttccaaaccttgatgctgagtgccaagcagttcTTCAGTTCTTAGACTCTCCCATTTTTatactctttggtatgacttggccggggtttgaactcaaaacctacccatctcagtgtgtgtttatatacatatgtgtgtgtatatatatatatagaaatgtgTTGCACAAGTAAATAACAACTAGTTACAGTATACGAAGAAGCAGAGATTAACAGGAAAAGTTTCTCCAGGTAAAAAGTGTGTGGCTCTTAAAAGAACCGTTTAGGTGGTGGGTGACTAGCGGGCGCAGGTTTATTTCTTAGCAGCCCTTTCGGCCTTCTTGGGCAGAAGAACAGCCTGGATGTTGGGCAAGACGCCGCCCTGGGCGATGGTGACTCGCCCAAGAAGCTTGTTGAGCTCTTCGTCGTTGCGGACAGCCAGCTGGAGGTGGCGGGGGATGATCCTGGTCTTCTTGTTGTCGCGGGCTGCGTTTCCCGCCAACTCCAGGATCTCGGCGGTCAGGTACTCCAACACCGCCGCCAAGTAGACGGGAGCGCCGGCACCGATGCGCTTACCGTAACGGCCTTTGCGCAGCAGCCTGTGGACACGACCCACTGGGAACTGCAAGCCGGCTCTTGAAGATCTGGTCTTTGCCTTGGCTCTGACTTTCGCCCCGGTTTTACCACGACCTGACATGTTCTGAGATAATTGAAAAGTGTTTTTAATTAACACTTACTCTCCAGAGAGAACAGCATGAGATTTATACAAGTTGATGCTGTTCGCTGATTGGTTAGCTCAAGCGGGCAAACGGTTGTCCAATCAGTGAACAGCAGTGACTCCGCCTCACTAAACAGCTTAACGCTGTTATCAATAATCCACTTACTTGGAATGTTTTCATTTGTAATACTGTAAAAACACCACCAGACTAATTATTATAGTATGAAGCCTGAAATTCACATAAATACGTTAATATAATTCACCTAAAACACTTTTTGTTGATTAACCGCCACTACTCTTGTTGTACACACGTTACGTCACTGGTTTATTAACGTCTGACTGGATGTTGTATTTAACGTGtaacactagaccaggggtcggcaacccgcggctctttagtgccgccctagtggctctctggagctttttaaaaaatgtatgaaaaatggaaaaagatgaggggaaaaaaaatatattttttgttttaatatggtttctgtaggaggacaaacatgacacaaacctccgtaattgttataaagcacactgtttatattaaacatgcttcacggattcgagtatttggcgagcgccgttttgtcctactaattttggcggtccttgaactcaccgtagtttgtttacatttataacttttctccgactttctcggacgtgttttatgccacttctttttctgtctcattttgtccaccaaacttttaaggttgtgcgtgaatgcacaaaggggagttttgttgatgttaatgacttgtgtggagtgctaatcagacatatttgctcACTGAtgagagcaggcccggccctaaccaatctggcgccctaggcaagattttaggtgacgccccccccacatcggcagtgaagtgtatatactcacaagaacccgaatagctttgtcttgaccttttttttttttacttacaactatacctaatatataaaggggtggaaaagtgactattacctgcagggcaaacattagctaaccagaaggcaataacaatgtaaacaaaaaacacctgcttaaaagatctaatacaaggaatgtaaggtgggagtactgtaattacctaacgttacattattattttccataacaatttagccccctccacaatattaacccgacgttaaaacagaactagctatttattgattagcaattgccgaatcatgtagcattagcttaatgctaaaaagccaggttactatcacattctgtaacagacaaatcatttcatgtaggctaacgttacctacctgctatttctgtcttttctcgtttctactcctcttcttttctcttttttcttccttgggcacctgacagttttggccgttttgacatcttgtgttgattttttgatgtggtgacgtccaaaaagagtcatgatacgggaagggagggggcgcaccgtgcgggggaggggggggcgtaatgttgtaacaaataatatttctattaaataggctttactttgcattttaattaacgtgggattcttttttgtatttagaaataatagtaccaactttttttttcttctccaacatttgtggcactggcgtggcgccccctgttgggcggcgcccttagcatttgcctatacggcctatgccacgggccggccctggatgagagtatttggtcaacatcgttttgtcctactaatttcggcggttcttgaactcaccatagtgtggactgtgacgcaacaaaaTGTTTGCATGTAaattcttccactcctttgtctcattctgtccaccaaaagttttatgctgtgcttgaatgcacaaaggtgtactttgtggatgttattgacttcaggcatatttggtcagtgcatgactgcgagctaatcgatgctaacatgctatctatatgtacatattgcatcattatgcctcatttgtagctatatttgagctcatttagtttcctttaagtcatattaattcaatttatatctcatgacacactatctgtatgtaatatgtgtgtcggtgcgtgtaccgcttttagaaagtcacgtgaccgatcatgagctgttttggtcacgtgaccgatacgcgaactgtgtcgcactgacgcctcctctgtgccctgtgagcaggttttttctacagccggagaaataataactaagaagagaaatcgtctaaaatggaaTACGTCggaacaactttttatttttttatttttataaaaatgtgtaaaaaaataaaattaaaaaaattcccagtccacaatcatccacaacacgttctcttagatttccatgttatgatacatgttcacattatttattgactgtatctaaaaaagatacaaatatacttttatttaaatgaagatatgaaataatcctaaatgaaatacaatgacttggtttatattattgtatatactagggcaggggtcaccaacgcggtgcccgcggtcaccaggtagcccgtaaggaccagatcagtcgcccgcttggcctgttctaaaaatagctcaaagagcagcacttaccagtgagctgcctctattttttaaattgtatttatttactagcaagctggtctcgctttgcttgacatttttaattctaaaagagacaaaactcaaatagaatttgaaaatccaagaaaatattttaaagacttggtcttcacttggaataagcggtagaaaatggatggatggatgggttttcacttgtttaaataaattcatttatttttttttactttgcttcttattacttttagaaatacaattttagagaaaaaatacaatcttaaaaatgattttaggatttttaaacaaatatacctttttaccttttaaatttcttcctcttctttcctgacaatttaaatcaatgttcaagtaaatttttttttttattattgtaaagaataataaatattttagcttctggtttttcgacgaagaatatttgcgaaatatttcttcaaacttactatgattaaaattcaaaaaaattattctggcaaatctagaaaatctgtagaatcaaatttaaatctaatttcaaagtattttgaatttcttttaaaaaaatttgttctggaaaatctagatgaaatactgatttgtctttgttagaaatatagcttggtccaatttgttaaatattctaacaaagcgcagattggattttaaccaatttaaaaacatgtcatcaaaattctaaaatgtatcttaatcaggaaaaattactaatgatgttccataaattcttttttttaattttttcagaaagattcaaattagctagtttttctcttctttttgtcggttgaattttgaattttaaagagtcgaaattgaaaattttattttaatttttttcgtgttttctccttttttaaaccgttcaattaagtgtttttttcatcatttattctctagaaaaaaccttccgtaaaaggaaaaaaaaatgtacgacggaatgacagacagaaatacccatttttttatatatataaaatgtatttatttagctattcttgtttaaatcacacttacgtgtaacttacaaatgacaatatatttatttatttaagtgtgtatcaaactggtagcccttcgcattaatcagtacccaagaagtagtttttggtttctaaaaggttggtgacccctgtactagggcatgaaatcagtgtcagttgagtcggtccataggttgcctgtagggatttttaatgtccagcagatgtcagtatttagtgacacagtatcaatacagttttgcaatgtgtcgaaacgcttcatgacgccgaTACCAACATTGATACTATCAATGTTGGTATCGGCGCTATCTTCCTGGTGTGGGATCGATACCAATAGGTCAGTCAATTTCGCATTTATGAGCGGTTAACTAGAAGGAATACATCTTTAGTGGGAAGTGAGGTGGCTCTTAAAAGAGCCTTTGTGGTCGTGCAGCTTTAAGAGTTTAAGCTCTCTCGCCGCGGATGCGCCGGGCCAGCTGGATGTCTTTAGGCATGATAGTGACCCGCTTGGCGTGGATGGCGCACAGGTTGGTGTCCTCGAACAGGCCGACCAGATAAGCCTCGCTGGACTCCTGCAGAGCCATGATGGCCGAGCTCTGGAAGCGCAGATCGGTTTTGAAGTCCTGCGCGATCTCCCTCACCAGACGCTGGAAGGGCAACTTGCGGATGAGGAGCTCGGTGGACTTCTGGTAGCGGCGGATCTCGCGAAGAGCCACGGTACCGGGCCTGTAACGGTGAGGCTTCTTGACGCCGCCGGTGGCCGGTGCGCTCTTGCGGGCAGCCTTGGTGGCCAGCTGCTTCCTGGGGGCTTTGCCGCCGGTGGACTTACGAGCTGTCTGCTTGGTTCTTGCCATTGTGGTACTAACTTGAACATGCAGGGCACGACCTGGTTTTATCGGGAGGGCCTGACGTTACAGTGACGCTGATTGGTCCATTGGGGTTGCGCGCGCAGTAGCTGATCAACCATTGGCTTAGAGGGATTTGAATTTAGCCAATCAGCTTGGACAACTACTCTTCCGCGTAATCCTCATGAGCTCAGCTTTTAAGCTTAAAATGACATTAAAGTATAAGTAAAAACGACTTTAATGGCGCAATAAGACATACATTGAAACACTTAATCTGTTCTTTCTGTAAAacaatcttatatatatatatatatatatatatatatatatatatatatatatatatatatatatatatatatatatatatatatatatatatatataagaaatacttgacattcagtgaattctagatatatatatatatattttttttttaaattatatatacattttattatatatatatatatatataagaaacacttgacattcagtgaattctagatatatatatatataaattattatttatttatcatttatatatatctatatatatatatacatatatatatatataaatttattttattatatatacattttattatatatacatatatatatatatatatatatatatatatatatatatatatatatatatatatatatatatatatatatatatatatatgtatgtgtggggaaaaaaatcacaagactatttcatctctacaggcctgtttcatgagggggttccctcaatcatcaggagattttaatgggagcattcacataccatggtttatatagggcacagagtgggtgggtacaggctggcgtaggggcgtggtgatttggctcatgtgttacctaggaggtgtttccgtctgtggcggcatgctgttacaatttcgctgcgcttgttgagggatgacaggtctggacggtaaataataaacagtttctctttcaagcataggttgcatcttttattaccactattgtaaggtgtgctggatgcaagaatttgccatgttattgaatattcaacattattgtctttgaggtcccaaatgtgtttgctgagttctgtggtattccgcaggttttggttcctgaaagaagccttgtgattgttccatctggttttgaactctccctcggttaatcctacatatgtgtcggatgtgttaatgtccttgcgtgttaccttagattggtagacaactgatgtttgtaagcaccccccgttgagagggcaatcaggtttctttcgacagttgcagcctttgttggttttggagtcgctctgtccgggggccgacggctcatttgcaattgttttgttgtggtttgagataatttgtcgtatattgttcatacagctgtagctcaatttaatgttgttcttgttgaatacttttcttagggtgttgtctttggtaaagtgtttgtcaatcagattgaggaatttgtgtccaatgttagttgagacgtttttgctgtatggggggttgtaccagatgatgtcgtttcgttttctgttcttttttggttggtttcctggcgtgggttcataggtgagggtgaaattgtatccgctttcatcaagggctttttggtacgggggggttgcttggtcaaattcagctttgctagatgacagcatcgatagccttttattaattccggtaggtattcttttcgtggtggtgggtgggtggttgctgtcatggtgcacgtattggagtgttgtgttgggttttgtgaatggttggtagctgttatttctcaggttgaaagtgacgtcaaggaagttgacggtttgcttgttggcttcaatcgtgatccgtatatatatacatatatatatatataaaatagatacttgaatttcagtgttcatttatttacacatatacacacacataacactcatctactcattgttgagttaagggttgaattgtccatccttgttctattctctgtcactatttttctaaccatgctgaacaccctctctgatgatgcattgctgtgtggcacgcacaaaagtgctttcatcaaatgcactagatggcagtattgtcctgtttaagagtgtcacaacattgctgtttacggcagacgaactgctttacggtatacaaaaaagtgactgctgttgttgtgtgttgttgccgcgctgggagaacgttaatgaaactgcctaacaataaacccacataagaaaccaagaactcgccctccatcattctacagttataacgtcattgggcaggtacgcttttttatattgtggaggacctgagtccgcctgaatttcgggagattttcgggagaaaatttgtcccgggaggttttcgggagaggcgctgaatttcgggagtctcccggaaaatccgggagggttggcaagtatgagctaataTACAATTAGAGTGAAGCCAACTAAACGCttggtctaaatcaggggtcggcaacccgcggctctagagccgcatgcagctctttagcgccgccctagtggctctctggagctttttcaaaaatgtatgaaaaatgggaaaagatgagggggaaaaaatatattttttgttttaatatggttcctgtgggaggataaacatgacacaaacctccctaattgttataaagcacactgtttatattaaacatgcttcactgattcaagtatttggcgagcgccgttttgtcctactaaatttggcgttccttgaactcaccttagtttgtttac of the Nerophis lumbriciformis linkage group LG32, RoL_Nlum_v2.1, whole genome shotgun sequence genome contains:
- the LOC140677478 gene encoding histone H3-like; the encoded protein is MARTKQTARKSTGGKAPRKQLATKAARKSAPATGGVKKPHRYRPGTVALREIRRYQKSTELLIRKLPFQRLVREIAQDFKTDLRFQSSAIMALQESSEAYLVGLFEDTNLCAIHAKRVTIMPKDIQLARRIRGERA